One Leucoraja erinacea ecotype New England chromosome 18, Leri_hhj_1, whole genome shotgun sequence genomic window, catctctgggaataCATGACATTTCAgggtgagatccttcttcagactttcttcccTGTCAAATGTCTTCTGCCCcacctggacaaaaggaaaatgggccaaggaatggcgaATGGAGTTTAACAatgacaagtgtgagatgttgcactttgataTGTCAAGCCAGGACAGGGcttacacaataaatggtagatCTCTGGAGGGTTTTGCTAAACAGAGATCAGGGTCAACGATTGAGATACAAGGCATCTCGCCATGGTAGTGTTGAATTTAAGTCGAGGTGATTTAATTATCGTGGAATTGAGGGTGCTTCTGTCAGTAAAGGTACCCTACAGGTTGCTGTAAACAAGGATTGCAGTTTAATTTAAGTATAAAAATGTGCAAAAATATAATGATGTGTTTGTATAATTTACTGATGGAATTGAAAAATTATTCCAAAAGAAATTTGGTATAAATTATTCGTAGAAAGGTCGTAAAAGATGCACAGAAATGGCACAGAGTGGCTTCAACAAAAGAGAATTCTCCACCAAATACAACACTGGAActaattaagtcaagtcaagtcacatttatttatatagcacatttaaaaaacaactctcgttggccaaagtgctttacatttgttataagaatagcacaacaaaacaaactacatacatatatacatgtagccctcattcagaggacgtcaggaaaggcttgggagtatagataagtctttagtcttgacttaaaagagtcgatggaggaggcagttctgatgggaaaggggatgctgttccacagtctaggggctgcaaccgcaaaggcgcggtcgcccctgagcttatgcctagaccgtgggatattcagcaaccccaagtcggccgatctgaggggcctggaggtggagtggtgggtgagaagactttttatgtaggtgggggcaagcccattgagggctttgtagacacggaggaggagcttgaagtttatacggaaccgcacagggagccagtggagagaggccaggataggggtgatgtggtccctttttcgggtgcccgtcaggagtctcgctgcggcgttttgggccagttgcaggcgggacagggaaaattggctgatgccagtgtaaagggagttgcagtaatctaggcgggaggagatgaatgtgtggatgatcttttccaggtcatcaaactggaggaattgttttattttagcgatTTAATAGTTTTCAAATTTAAACCATTTTGTTTCCTTGTAGGCCATGGCCCTCTGAAAACTCTCCCTGTTCAAGGACAGCGTCTTTATTATTGTAAGTGTTCACAAAGCCCAGAGAGATTTCTCTAAACTGTAAATTGCTTGTAGAAAAATTAAGCTATAAGATAGGATCTGATTCTGAATGCAACCAAATGGTGCTAATGTTGCAACTGTGTTGTAAAATATGGAGAGTAAATGTGTTTAAAGTACACAAGGAGTAACAATAACTAAAGTTGCTCTTATCCTTTCAGCGATGCTCTCTTTGTTTTACCACACTGATATTATATTTGATTATACCGCGTGACTTTCACAGTAAAGAGCTCATTTAAGAAGAGCATTTGAACTCCTTGATTTAATTAAAACAACTAAAAacgtatgagaggcatagataatgtAGATAGTCAtatcctttttcccagggtggaaatgtgagGGCATAtctacaaggtgagagggggacaatttaatggaggtgtgcggggctagtttgtttttttacacagataggtggggacctggaaaacattgccagggatggtggtggaggcaggtacgatagtggcatttatgaggtttttagattggcacatcgaagtgcagggaatagagggatatggatcatgtgcaggcaggtgagatctgTTTAATTAGGCATCATGataggcctgttcctgcactttactgttctatattctatgatctGTGTTCTAACTAAAATACTTTTGAGTGAATTTCCTCGCTGCTATTTTCACTCACGATGATTTCTTCAGTGTGTGGAATCCATGAATACCAACTAACTGATCTTTCTGACTACTATCTTCCATGGCCAATTTTTGAATGGGCATGCTTAATTACATATCGATTAAAGTTTGCTAGCTAGTGAGCCAGATAATTTTGGATCATGAAAATTAAAAACAGAACtacagctgctggaaatctgaattaaaagcaaaagaataatattaatataatatcaagaggagtggtgtgtgtgtgtgtgggggggggtgtgttagtgtgtgtgtgtgtgtgtggccgcagccctcccccccccccccccccccccccccccccccccggttgagGGGACAGAacacaatgggtcccacttggtctagtgtaaatTAAAAGCAGACctacagttgctggaaatctgaatttaaaatagaaaatgccCAAAACACTCAATCTGGTCAGATAGCATTAATGGAAAGAGAAACTTCATATTTCAGACTGAGAAAGGGAGAACCACATTAGTCTTCAGTAAGAGAGATGATAGTAGAGGAGTTCCGACGCATCAACGTCCTCGTCAGTAACATGGTCTTCAATCCGTTTCTTTTCAGCTCCAACCAGGACAACCTGCACCACTTGGGGCTATGAACATTTCCGAACCTTTGACAATTTCATTTATGGATTCTCATCCACCTGCAACTATGTCTTTGTCAGTGACTGCTCAGAAACCCTTGGAGCTTTCAACATTCAGATCCGGAGAGGAAAGCTTGGATTATTAAAAAGAATTTCAATCAATATCTGGGGTATCTTGATCATAATCGAGAATGCAAAGATCACTGTAAATGACAATGCGTAAGTTTGCATTCTGTTTAATTTAAGGAGGGTGGAATTATTATTGTTTTAATTAACTCTATTAATGTGCCAAGCTGAACATATCTGTCCAGTTGCATCAGATTTGTGGCTAGTGACTCAATCAGACTGAAATGCCTCGGGTTTGCCTCCTAAGGATAACAGCAGAAATGCAGTTGTTATACttcaggtttacaagaatgattccaggactcagtgggttagcatatgatgagcgtttgacagcactgggcctctactcgcttgaggttagaaggttgaggggggaccccattgaaacttacagaataatgaaaggcatagatagagtggatgtggaaagatgtttccactgttgggcgagtctaggaccagaggtcatagcctcagaattagagggcgctcttttggaaaggaggtgaggtggaacttctatagtcagagggtagttaatctgtggaactcattgccacagagggctgtggagtccaagtcagtggatatttttaaggcagtgatagacacattcttgattagaatgggtgtcaccagttatggggagaagtcgtgAAAAGGGATTTTGAgaaggccatgattgaatggcggagtaaacttgatgggccgaatggcccaattctactcctgtaacttgtgaacttgaacCTGTGTGGTTTATTGCTCTGCTACAGACTCAAGAAGCAAGATATGTACAAATCATGAGTAAAATGGacacgctggaataactcattaggtcagacagcatctgtggagagaaatggacagaccatCTTTTGGGTTAAAACTCTTCCACGCTAAAGAAAGGACCCAACCCGAAAAATCAACTGATCAtttgccaccacagatgctgcctgacccgctgagttcttgcaGCAGTTTAACAGAGAACATAGACCagaacatcacaggaacaggcccatatctgtgccaaatatgatgccaagttaaattaatctcttctgcctgcatgtgatcaacATCCGCCTATTTCTTGCTTATCCATGTAACCATCTAACATTCGCTAACGCCCCTATTATATCTGGTTCCATCAGCACTTCTGGCACTCAGTACTTTCTGCTTAAAAGGTCTTGCCTCACATAGCTCTTTCGAAACTCGCCCCCCACTCTGAACTTAAACATTATGCTATTTAGTTCTGGTCACGTCTTTGATAAGGCTttgcatggtagactgctctggaaggttagattgcatgggatccagggagagctagctaactggatacaaaattggcttcaaTGAAGGAACCCCAAAGGAAGGCAGTTGATGGGTGTTTTTccaactggaggcctgtgacgagtgGTGTGTCTCGGGGATCAGTACTGTGCCCATTGAGGGATCTATAAATAATTGGGAtgtgaatgtacaaggcatgattagtaagtttgcagatgacacaaacataGACAGTGAagttggttatcaaaaattacaacaggatTTCGATCAGCTGGATcagtaggctgaggaatggcttattgttttttatatataataGCCATGATCTGTGCTGCCCCTGCATATTTAATCAGAATTTCAAATCCCTCATAGATAGTTTTATGAGATGTACATAATTGAacaaaatacaaattaataaatgtGTGTTTACAGATATGAAAGATTTGAAGTTATAGTCTTCATctacaaaataaatgttgcaaaTTATAAACACACATGTTGGAAATTATGGTTAATACAAACTTTTTCTTTCCATCAGCATTATTAAGCTACCGTATAATTTAAATGGAATACAGATCAAATTGTTTGGAGATGGCACCAGACTGGCTACAAAACAGAAGGGTTTGGATCTCGTTGCCACCTGGAATAACATTGACTACCTGATGGTGTGTAATATTTATAACCTCAATTGTGCATCGTAACTTAAACATTTATAAAATACACATGACTCGCGTACAGGTTGAATATTGCCTTTGAATTCAATATTCTGGCAGTCAGTGTTTCTGATGTTTAATGCTAAGGCGTATGGCGTGCACTAAGATATGAAAGAAAATTCTAAGCATTATTGGCTAATTTTGACCTTGTAAAATCAACAGCATCATTTTAGTCATGTTTCATATATctcatggcacggtggcacaacaatAGGgatgctgccttgtagcgcccgAGATTCAacgcccatgttcaatcctgactacaggtgctgttggtatggtgtttgtatattcttcacttgaccacatgggttttctctgagtgctccagtttcctcgcacattccaaagacataccagactgattcctgggatgtcaggactttcatatgaagaaagactggatagactcggcttgtactcgctagaatttagaaacttagaaatttgCAAAATTCTtagtgggttggacaggctagatgcaggaagattgttcccgatgttggggaagtccaggacaagggtcacagtttaaggataaaggggaactcctttaggaccgagataagaaaaacatttttcacacagagaatggtgagtctctggaactctctgccgcagaaggtagttgaggccagttcattggctatatttaagagggagttcgatgtggcccttgtggataaagggatcagggggtatggagagaaggcaggtacagaatactgagttggatgatcagccatgatcatattgaatggcggtgcaggctcgaagggacaaatggcctactcctgcacctattttctatgtttctatgtacaggtttgtagattaattggctttggtaaaattgtaaattgtcccttgtgagaTACAGGTTTAAtacaaatcttgcttgcagcaacattatGGACACATGATCAATActgtcttcttgaggcagcacctcatgtagatgtttttgatggaggggagggctGTGATCGTGAGGGACCTGGTGGAGCCCACCATTCTAGCTCATTCATCTGCTCATTCTCCAGACCATGGATTTATGTATTTAAAATAGAAAGATGAATGCTCCTGCTTACAAGGCAAATTGGGAACTTTTGGAAATGATCTGTGACTTCTGTTGGATTCTACAAAAGTATTTTCCCTTGAACCCCGACTAATATTCCTCTGCACATTGAGCATGTTACAATtggtcagtagacaatagacagacaatagagaataggtgcaggagtaggccattcatcccttcgagccagcaccgccattcaatgtgatcatggctgatcaaccacaatcagtaccccgctcccgccttctccccatatcccctgactttatgCCAGTGGCATATCCCCCTACCCTTAagggcctatctagctctctcttgaaagcatccagagcacctgcctccaccgccctctgaggcagagaattccacagactcacaactctctgtgtgtagaagtgtttcctcatctctgttctaaatggcttaccccttattcttaaactgtggcccttggttctggactcccccaatatcgggaacatgtttcctgcctcttgcgtgtccaaactcttaataatcttatatgttccaatacgattccctcccatccttctgaactccagcgtatataagcccagccgctccattctctcaacatatgacagtcccaccatcccgggaattaaccttgtaaacctacgctgcactacctcaatagcaagaatgtccttcctcaaattaggggaccaaaactgcacacaatattctaggtgtggtctcactagggccctgcacttGGTCATCTGCATGCAGTTGAGCACAAGGATCTTCCACCACTGGTTAACAACAATAAACTCTTGGGGCATGGTGGAAACCACTCCTAAGTGAAGACCAGTTCTGAGGCATGTCTCAAAAGAAGCAGAAGCAGGGAGAGGTTAAGGAATATGGTGAAGATGATGGGCTGAGATGTGTTCCTTTCAATGCAAGATGTATTGTTAAAGCAGATGAACTTGGAGCTTGGATTAGTTCCTGGAAATATGTTGTGGTGGCCATTTTGAGGGCTTGGTTGCAAGAGGGACAGGTCTGGCAGCTCAACATTTTTTTAGGGTTCCAGGGTTTTTTAGATGTAATTAGAACTAAATGTGGCTGTAAAATCATGTATAGTGAGTATTATAGGGGACTGTGAATGAATCCTTGTAGGGCACTGgcattgagaattattgtggaggagtgGTTGTCACCTATCCTGATTGATTGAGGTCATACAAGTCATGCCAACTGATTggccttatccctctaaatcttttctaccAATGTACCTgcacaaatggcttttaaatattgttatagtatctgcttcaactacctcctttggcaactcattccatataccaaccacactctgtgtggaaaaagttgttcctcagattcctattaaatctttcccctctcactctacaactatgtcctctagttattgattcccctactctgtgtgaAAGGCTCATCTactctgtctattcccctcatgatcttatacacctctataagatcgccccttatTCTCTttggtccaaggaataaagttctagcctgcccaacctctccctatagctcagaccctcaaatcctggcaacatctttgtaaatcttctctgcactctttccagtttataaCATCTTACCTAAAGCTGggttaccaaaactgaacacaatgttccaaatgtggcctctctGATGTCGTGTATAACAGTCCCAACTTCTGTATTCACTATGCCGAAACGAagagctgcagatgatggtttgaaccaaagatagacaaatagtgctggagaaactcagcaagtcaagcagcatctatggcaaaGTAAGATGGGCGACGTTTTTGGTCGGGAAGCATCTTGAGACTGATGactggcccgaaacatcatcaaTCCTTTTTCTCAtgacatgttgcctgacctgctgagttactccagcagtttgtgtctatacttgaccaccctatctgcctGTGTCGTCAttttcaaggaacaatgtaccaggacttctagatccctctgcactacaacattccccagggccctgtCATTCACTGGGTGAAGGtcatgccctggtttgacttcccaaattgtaTCAGcttgcacttatctgtattaaactccattaactattcctcagcccacatgcccGACTTATTAAGGTCCTGCTGTATTCTTTGATAACCATTTTCACCATCAATAATACCAAATGTACTCATCCTGCCATACATtagcatccaaatcattgatataaagcgCAGACAGCAATGGATccagcaccgatccttgaggCACATCATGagacacaggcctccagtccaaaaaacaacctccCAACATCATCCTCTGCTTACTTTCAtgaaactaattttctatccatagatgctgctgcacccgctgagtttctccagcacttttgtctaccttcgattttccagcatctgctgttccttcttaaacacttataaAATCCCTTGCTGAAATCCACAACGTCTACAGCTCTACCCTCATCAACATTTCTGTttgcatctttaaaaaaaaaaactcaatcagatatgAAATTATTCCTAATCACCCCAATACCATTAAAGTTGGCCTGGACCTGCCCGATCTTTAACCAACACTATCTTAATGCTAAtagtggtcgctggtcccaaaagaTTTGTCCACAAACATTTCagccacttgcccttcccaatttcctaagagtatACCAAGCTTTGCCCTCTCTACATACTTGCTGAGGAAACTTTCCAGAACATTTTTTACAAATTTCATACTATCTAAACTTTTTGCGCTATGAAAGTCCCAGTCTACACGGGGAAAGCTAAAATCCTCTACTATGGCAACCTTATTAGTCATGCAGCTgcttgcaatctcctggcatatttactCTTCTAATTaccattgactatttgggggcctgtggTACACTGCCAACAAGATGATCATCCTCTGTTTATTTCGCAGCTCCACCCATATGGCCTCACTGGACAAGCATTCAGTAATCTCATTTTGGTCTACTGCTGTGACATTCTCCTTGATCAATAAACCAACACCTCCTTCTCTTTTACCCCCACCTCATCTCTGCTGTAGAACCTGCACCCTGGGACATTAAACTGCCAGGTGCACGTCCTTATCGCACGTTCCTATCCACACTGAGAGTTCATCTGCctaaagccccgtcccactttcacgacctaattggcgacctgtgcctcttgactcgtactcgcagcatggtctccatgaggtcgtagaaggtcttcataactcttcctcatgctcgtggcctcaagtaggttgcggcatATTTTCCaggctgataaaaaatgtccacgagtttaaaaaaaaaaaaggtcggcatggaaaaaattgacacTTTTTACTCGAAgataggttgtaggtaggtcgtgatgacAATCGTagatcggtaactggcccgagaaaaaaaatgctaacttgacatcattttatcatgtgatcattttccactcgtagctagtcgtagttggtcttaggtgtggaagactgaggtcgaggggggtcataggaggtcgtagacataatcataggaggtcttttactttggcgagtcaacacgaccgtgacatttttttcaactcgtctagggtcttctaaactcatggattaggttgtccaagtgggacaggccctttacttgttaGGCCTCTCACATTAAAATAAGTGCAATTCAATCCCTTCCTTGCTCTCGACCGTGCTGCTACCTATTCTCTCCACTCAACTTTCTTTCATCACCCTCCATACTGACTTCTAGCCACAACCTGCCTTTGTGCTACATTGGAATCTGCCCCTCTTGCTggtctagtttaaacccacctgtgcAGCATCTGCCTGGCAGGATATTATTGCCCCTATGGTTCAGGTGCAGCCCATcactcttgtacaggtcacctctgatCCAGACGATgtcccaatggtccaaaaatctgaatccctgcccccttcACGGTCttgagtcttttggtttagtttagagatagagtggaaacaggcccttctgcccacagagtctgcaccaaccagtgatccccacatagtaatgctatcctacacatactagggacaattttacatttatgccaagctgataacctacaaacctctacatctttggagtgtgggaggaaattgaagatctcggagaaaacccactcggttcatggggagaatatgcaaactccatacagtcagtatgtggtcaggattgaacccgggtctctggcgctataaggcagtcgctccaccgctacgccaccatgccatcaGCAAGGATATTCAGAAACCAGCTTCTTTCTCACTGTTATCGGACtattgaatggtcctctcatacgTAAAGGTTTTGTTCTAATCTCCCACCCTAACCCTTTGCACTATGCATAATTATCACTGCATTTACTCTGTGGCAGTAATGCAATAacgctgcaacactatattctgcactctggtatttttctccttGTGCCTACTTTTTATGCAATGGCTTTATTGTATCCATGCAATTTGATTTAACTAGACAGCATGCAAATGTTTTCATTATATCTTGGCATACGTCTCAAAAATATATCAACACCAAAACTAACAATGCAATGTGGGCAAGCTGTTTAAAATCTCCCTCTTGTGATGCCAGTGTGAGCTTGTCTAGGTTTGTGGAGGTCAGAAATGTTCAAAATGAACTGAATTAAAATGATTCTGGGTTAATGGGTATTAACCCAACCCATGTGCCATTGAAGGAATCATGTGATTCTCAAGCCACAGAGAGAAACTGAAAGATTTTTGTGTCTGTTGTAATGCTTTTATCATTTCGCTAACCAAATACTGGTGTCTCAACCAATATACTTTTGCTGCGATTACCTTGGGGGCCGAACTGATGATGAGCAGCAGAAAAAGGGCAAATGGTTCTATGGCCTGCGTGCATGAAAACATTGTGAGTCAAgctgagtcatagagacatactggATGGTAATAGGCCCTGTCGCCCATCAcgaccatgtcgaccaagatctatgccaatccttggaccatgaccccacatacgagcaccaggccattatctcaagcaccatcactggcttcatcgcttcctgctccctgccctcccaagcctccaacctcatcgttccccagccccacacggcccgattttaccttctccccaaaatccccaaacctgactgtcctggcagacccattgtttctgcttgttcatgtcccactgaacttattccccccccccggtcaaatcctaccctacctatgtccaaggtacctcacacgctcttcgtctccttcaTGACTTCAGTTTTCCAggtccccactccctcatcttcaccatggatgtccaaacACTCtaaacctccatcccccaccaggagtgtcttaaagccctccgtttcttcctcggccGCAGAACCAATCAATCCCCGTCTcttaatactctcctccgcctagcggagctggtccttacaatcaataacttttcctttgactcctcccatttcctccaaatctaaGGCGtaactatgggcacacgcatgggccccagctatgcctgcctctttgtagggtacgtcaaacaatcctttttcgaggcgtaccgtggtcCTAtgcccgaactctatctccgctacattgatggctgcattggtgctgcctcctgcatccatgcagaactcactgacttcatccatttcaccactaacttccatccggcactcaaattcacctggaccatttccgacatctccctatcatttccagacctcactatctccattgcaggtaacagactactgatcgACGTCTACTGcaagcccactgactcccatggctctggactacacttcttcccacactgcttcccctactcccaattcctccgtctatgccgcatctacacccagaatgaggtgttccagaTCAGGGCATCGGagttgtcctcattctttagggaaaggGGGGTTcacctcttctattatagatgaggctctcaccagggtctcatctatatcccgtagctccactctcactccccatcccccactcgtaacaaggacagagtccgccttgtcctcaccttccaccctaccagccgt contains:
- the LOC129705974 gene encoding mucin-6-like, with the protein product MTSLHYDVNRINAGGDECVDDLFQVIKLEELFYFSDLIVFKFKPFCFLVGHGPLKTLPVQGQRLYYSPTRTTCTTWGYEHFRTFDNFIYGFSSTCNYVFVSDCSETLGAFNIQIRRGKLGLLKRISINIWGILIIIENAKITVNDNAIIKLPYNLNGIQIKLFGDGTRLATKQKGLDLVATWNNIDYLMVELGNDYRGKTCGLCGDFNGHPRLKEFSQGGKKIPIYKFASKYQLDDPSEMCELMNQPRIKDGLTEYVSILNEIFEHIIWTRQGCLGSKVA